One Peptostreptococcus equinus genomic window carries:
- a CDS encoding precorrin-2 dehydrogenase/sirohydrochlorin ferrochelatase family protein, whose amino-acid sequence MFFPIMIDIENMNIIIVGGGKIGYKKAKFISQLGKKVKVISKEFCSDFNKNEFEVELVKKEFQMSDLEEADIVYAALDNSKLNTDIANYCKINRILVNSVDDRKKSNFINTGFFTEKIEDTDVMVSVSTFGNNCKMARDLRDELKAYLED is encoded by the coding sequence ATGTTTTTTCCAATAATGATTGACATTGAAAATATGAATATAATCATAGTAGGCGGGGGAAAAATAGGATATAAAAAAGCAAAATTCATATCTCAGTTAGGCAAAAAAGTAAAAGTGATTTCTAAAGAGTTTTGTTCAGATTTTAATAAGAATGAGTTTGAAGTTGAATTAGTAAAGAAAGAATTTCAGATGTCTGACTTAGAAGAGGCTGATATAGTATATGCGGCACTTGACAATTCAAAACTAAATACAGACATAGCAAATTATTGTAAAATAAATAGGATACTAGTAAACTCAGTAGATGATAGAAAAAAATCTAATTTTATAAATACAGGTTTTTTCACGGAAAAAATAGAGGATACAGATGTAATGGTATCTGTATCTACATTTGGAAATAATTGTAAGATGGCTAGAGATTTGAGAGATGAATTAAAAGCTTATTTGGAGGATTAA
- a CDS encoding ATP-dependent helicase — protein MNIDDLNPAQKQAVEKTEGPVLILAGAGSGKTKVLTTRIAYLVEDKNVNPTNILAITFTNKAANEMRERVQNIVGENSQDMWISTFHSCCVKILRKDINKIGYNRSFVIYDSADQLTLIKECMKELDLSDKKFEPKSIISYISSAKDKLQSPAEFARMASGDLWLSQIAEVYAIYQDRLQRNSALDFDDLIYKTVELLKENEDVLNFYRGRFKYIMVDEYQDTSKAQYELIKMLALGHQNICVVGDDDQSIYGWRGADIRNILEFEKDYDDVFVVKLEQNYRSTQTILDTANHLIANNVERKKKSLWSDRKEGNLVKVKLLRSEVEEANYVVNEIYENATKSGRPYSDYAVLYRANAQARAVEDALNRFQIPYNIYGGTKFYERKEIKDLMAYLRVIVNPQDDIAIKRIINIPKRSIGLRTIEKLEDRANLMKESLYSVLLDVDNNSDISTKSKKGINEFVDLIGLFRALEQNESPSKMVEKVLDLTGYLAELEAIVNKNQSLENGKSQEAQDRIDNLKEFISIALEYENSDKFEDEEKTLGNFIANISLASDVIDEEEEIGIEKVSLMTMHSSKGLEFPVVFIVGMEEKIFPIARAISSMETADIEEERRLCYVGITRAMRELYLTYTASRTLYGKTSINLKSRFLGELPDETIEILDTPVKATPYGNADYSLLKKYSDKYKTNMNIDRAKKVGAKIIEKPVKGEGAGYDSYNSEEIPKVKIGSKIEHPTFGEGSIISKAGAEVTVAFNKKGVKKINLEYTTIKVLKY, from the coding sequence ATGAATATAGATGATTTAAATCCAGCCCAAAAACAGGCAGTAGAAAAAACTGAAGGTCCAGTTTTAATACTAGCAGGTGCGGGATCAGGAAAGACAAAAGTACTAACAACAAGAATAGCATACTTAGTTGAAGACAAAAATGTAAATCCAACTAATATTTTAGCTATTACATTTACCAATAAAGCAGCAAATGAAATGAGAGAAAGAGTACAAAATATTGTTGGAGAAAATTCTCAGGATATGTGGATATCAACTTTCCATTCTTGTTGCGTAAAAATATTAAGAAAAGATATTAATAAGATAGGATATAATAGAAGCTTTGTTATATATGATTCTGCGGACCAATTGACGCTGATAAAAGAGTGTATGAAAGAACTTGATTTAAGCGACAAAAAATTTGAACCAAAATCAATAATATCATATATATCATCAGCAAAAGATAAACTTCAGAGTCCAGCAGAATTTGCAAGAATGGCATCAGGTGATTTGTGGCTTTCTCAAATAGCAGAAGTTTATGCTATATATCAAGATAGACTTCAGAGAAATAGTGCTCTTGACTTTGATGATTTAATTTACAAGACAGTAGAACTTCTAAAAGAAAATGAAGATGTACTTAATTTTTATAGAGGAAGATTCAAATATATTATGGTAGATGAATATCAGGATACCTCAAAAGCTCAGTATGAATTAATAAAGATGTTGGCACTAGGACATCAAAATATATGTGTTGTTGGAGATGATGACCAAAGTATATATGGATGGAGAGGTGCTGATATTAGAAATATTCTAGAATTTGAAAAAGATTATGATGATGTTTTCGTAGTTAAACTAGAACAAAATTATAGATCTACTCAGACAATACTAGATACAGCAAACCATTTGATTGCAAATAATGTAGAAAGAAAGAAAAAGAGTCTTTGGAGTGATAGAAAAGAAGGAAATCTAGTAAAAGTCAAGCTTTTAAGATCGGAAGTAGAAGAAGCAAATTATGTTGTTAATGAGATTTATGAAAATGCAACAAAATCAGGTAGACCATATTCAGACTATGCTGTACTTTATAGGGCTAATGCACAGGCAAGAGCAGTAGAAGATGCTTTAAATAGATTCCAAATACCATATAATATTTACGGTGGCACCAAGTTCTATGAAAGAAAAGAAATCAAGGATTTGATGGCTTATCTCAGAGTTATAGTGAATCCTCAGGATGATATAGCTATAAAAAGAATAATTAATATACCAAAAAGATCTATAGGACTTAGAACTATAGAAAAACTTGAAGACAGAGCAAATCTTATGAAAGAAAGTCTATATTCGGTGCTTTTAGATGTAGATAATAATTCTGATATATCTACAAAGTCAAAAAAGGGTATAAATGAATTTGTAGATTTAATAGGTTTATTTAGAGCCTTGGAGCAAAATGAGTCTCCGAGTAAAATGGTAGAAAAAGTGCTAGATTTAACTGGTTATTTAGCTGAATTAGAAGCAATTGTAAACAAAAATCAATCCTTAGAAAACGGAAAGTCCCAAGAAGCACAGGATAGAATAGACAACTTAAAGGAATTTATTTCTATAGCACTTGAATATGAGAATTCTGATAAATTTGAAGATGAAGAAAAGACTTTGGGTAATTTTATAGCAAATATTTCCTTGGCAAGTGATGTAATAGATGAGGAAGAGGAAATAGGCATTGAAAAAGTATCATTAATGACAATGCATTCTTCAAAAGGTCTAGAATTTCCAGTCGTGTTCATTGTAGGTATGGAAGAAAAAATATTCCCAATAGCTAGAGCAATATCAAGTATGGAAACAGCTGATATAGAAGAAGAAAGAAGGCTATGCTATGTTGGTATCACTAGAGCTATGAGAGAGCTATACCTAACATATACAGCGAGTAGAACCCTATATGGTAAAACTTCTATTAACCTAAAATCTAGATTTTTAGGTGAACTTCCAGATGAGACTATAGAGATTTTAGATACACCAGTAAAAGCGACACCATATGGAAATGCAGATTATAGCCTACTTAAAAAATATTCAGACAAATATAAGACAAATATGAATATTGATAGAGCTAAAAAAGTTGGCGCAAAAATAATTGAAAAACCAGTAAAGGGTGAAGGTGCAGGATATGATTCCTATAATTCTGAAGAAATTCCAAAAGTGAAGATAGGATCTAAAATCGAACATCCTACTTTTGGAGAGGGTTCAATAATTTCAAAAGCGGGAGCAGAAGTAACAGTAGCATTTAATAAAAAAGGCGTAAAAAAGATAAACCTAGAATATACCACAATAAAAGTTTTAAAGTATTAA
- a CDS encoding M18 family aminopeptidase: MKEIENVDNRCLDKDCALRLVDFINLSPSMYNAIDNLIDFLREYGYKEIDLKNKISMQVGGNYYISLGSSGLIAFSIKCDEIETKGLKIIGSHSDSPCFRIKPNPEVKVGDYIKLNVEPYGGMIDSTWLDRPLGIAGRVFIRNKEHIFKPKEFVVDSKRAECIIPNLAIHMNRQVNDGHAYNKQNELMPLVLSTMKDVEESYINTLCVELIERDYNIKIEKEDILDFDLYLYEYEKASLVGAKGEFISSGRLDNLSSAYASIEALIDTTRDSSSAINMAVVFNNEEVGSLSKEGADSRTLENIIERICIGLGKSREEMLMAIENSFMLSADLAHAVHPNYKDQADPTNKPEFGKGLAIKIHAGKAYASDAQSVSVFTDICKRAGIEYQLFTNRSDKRSGSTIGSIVSSKLSMPIVDFGMPILAMHSIRELAMVEDYNNYRQAMKEFFSI; the protein is encoded by the coding sequence ATGAAAGAAATAGAAAATGTCGATAACAGATGCTTGGATAAGGACTGTGCATTAAGATTGGTAGATTTTATAAATCTAAGTCCAAGTATGTATAATGCTATAGATAATTTAATAGATTTTCTAAGAGAGTACGGTTATAAGGAAATAGACTTAAAAAATAAAATTTCTATGCAAGTCGGTGGAAATTATTATATATCTTTAGGTTCATCTGGATTGATTGCGTTTTCAATAAAGTGTGATGAAATTGAGACTAAGGGCTTAAAAATAATAGGTAGTCATAGTGATTCGCCTTGCTTTAGGATTAAACCAAATCCTGAAGTAAAAGTAGGAGATTATATTAAATTAAACGTAGAACCTTATGGTGGAATGATAGATAGTACATGGCTAGATAGACCACTAGGAATAGCTGGTAGAGTATTTATAAGAAATAAAGAGCATATATTTAAGCCTAAAGAATTTGTAGTAGATAGTAAAAGAGCAGAATGTATAATTCCAAATTTAGCTATACACATGAATAGACAAGTAAATGATGGGCATGCTTATAATAAACAAAATGAACTTATGCCACTTGTGCTTTCAACAATGAAAGATGTTGAAGAATCCTATATTAATACTTTATGTGTAGAATTAATTGAAAGAGATTATAATATAAAAATTGAAAAAGAAGATATATTGGATTTTGACTTATATCTATATGAATATGAAAAAGCATCATTGGTCGGAGCAAAGGGTGAATTTATATCTTCTGGAAGATTAGATAATTTATCTTCTGCTTACGCAAGTATAGAAGCGTTGATAGACACTACTAGAGATTCTAGTTCAGCTATAAATATGGCTGTAGTATTTAATAATGAAGAGGTAGGAAGTCTTTCAAAAGAAGGAGCAGATTCCAGAACCTTGGAAAATATAATAGAAAGAATATGTATTGGACTAGGTAAAAGTAGAGAAGAAATGTTAATGGCTATTGAAAATTCATTTATGCTTTCAGCTGATCTCGCTCATGCTGTACATCCAAATTATAAAGACCAAGCAGATCCAACTAACAAACCGGAATTTGGAAAGGGCTTGGCAATAAAGATACATGCTGGTAAAGCATATGCTAGTGATGCACAATCAGTATCTGTATTTACTGATATTTGTAAACGTGCAGGAATAGAGTATCAGTTGTTCACTAATAGGTCTGATAAAAGAAGCGGATCCACAATAGGCTCAATAGTATCTTCAAAATTATCCATGCCAATAGTTGATTTTGGTATGCCGATATTAGCTATGCACTCTATTAGAGAACTAGCTATGGTAGAAGATTATAATAATTATAGACAGGCGATGAAAGAATTTTTTAGTATATAG
- a CDS encoding peptidylprolyl isomerase, with translation MENNPILTIEMENGGIIKAELYPHIAPNSVNNFISLVNKGYYDGLIFHRVIKGFMIQGGCPNGNGMGGPGYSIAGEFTMNGFTNNLKHDRGVLSMARAMNPNSAGSQFFIMHQNSPHLDGQYASFGRVIEGMDIVDEIADTKTSFGDKPKKDQKIAKMTVDTFGVDYPEPERV, from the coding sequence AATCCAATACTAACAATAGAAATGGAAAATGGAGGGATAATAAAAGCTGAACTTTATCCTCATATAGCTCCAAATTCAGTAAATAATTTTATATCACTTGTAAATAAAGGTTACTATGACGGCCTAATCTTCCACAGAGTAATTAAAGGATTTATGATTCAGGGTGGTTGCCCAAATGGTAATGGTATGGGTGGACCAGGATATTCAATAGCTGGTGAATTCACTATGAACGGATTTACAAATAATCTAAAGCATGATAGAGGTGTTCTATCAATGGCAAGAGCTATGAATCCTAATTCAGCTGGTTCTCAGTTCTTCATTATGCATCAAAACTCTCCACACCTTGATGGACAGTATGCAAGTTTTGGTAGAGTTATCGAAGGAATGGACATAGTAGACGAAATAGCTGATACTAAAACTAGCTTTGGAGACAAACCAAAAAAAGATCAGAAAATAGCGAAAATGACTGTAGACACTTTTGGAGTAGATTATCCAGAACCAGAAAGAGTATAG